The segment CGCGACAACGACATGCTGTCCGAGGCGTCCGCCGACGAGCGGATCGCGCGTGGCATGGGCGCGTTCCTCGAGCTCGTTGCCGGCGCGAGCCAGCCGGTCGACCGGCTCGACAAGTCGCTGCTCGACTTCCATATCGGCCAGATCGACCGGCAGATCAGCCGCCAGCTCGATGCCGTGATGCATACACCGGAGTTCCAGGCGCTCGAAGCGCGCTGGCGCGGCCTGAAGATGCTGGTGAGCCGCACCGATTTCCGCAAGAACGCCAGGATCGAGGTGCTGGATGTGTCGAAGGACGCGTTGCAGCGTGACTTCGAGGATACGCCGGAGCTGATTCAGAGCGGCCTGTACCGTTTGACGTACATCGAGGAGTACGACACGCCCGGCGGTCAGCCGATCAGCGCGATGATCAGCGATTTCGAATTCAACAACTCGCCGATGGACGTTGCGCTGCTGCGCAATATCTCGAAGGTTGCCGCTGCCGCGCACATGCCGTTCATCGGCTCGGTCGGTCCGGCGTTCTTCGGCAAGCAGTCGATGGAAGAAGTCGCGGCGATTCAGGACATCGGCAACTACTTCGACCGGGCCGAGTACATCAAGTGGAAGAGCTTCCGCGATACCGACGATGCGCGTTACGTGGGCCTGACGATGCCGCGCGTGCTCGGCCGTCTGCCGTACGGCAAGGATACGGCGCCGGTGCGGGCGTTCAACTACGAGGAAGCCGTCAAGGGCCCCGATCACGACAAGTACTTGTGGATGAACGCATCGTTCGCGTTCGCGGCGAACATGGTGCGCAGCTTCGTGAGCAACGGCTGGTGCGTGCAGATTCGCGGGCCGCAGGCGGGCGGCAAGGTCGAGGATCTGCCGGTTCACCTGTACGACCTCGGCACCGGCTATCAGCCGAAGATTCCGACCGAGGTGCTGATTCCGGAAACGCGCGAGTTCGAATTTGCGAATCTGGGGTTCATTCCGCTGTCGTTCTACAAGAACCACGACTTCGCGTGCTTCTTTTCGGCGAACTCGACGCAGAAGCCTGCGCTGTACGAGACCAAGGAGGCGACCGCGAACAGCCGCATCAATGCGCGTCTGCCGTACATCTTCCTGCTGTCGCGCATCGCGCACTACCTGAAGCTGATCCAGCGCGAAAACATCGGCACGACCAAGGACCGTCGTCTGCTCGAACTCGAGCTGAACAACTGGATCAAGGGGCTCGTGACCGAGATGAAGGACCCGGGCGACGAACTGCAGGCGTCGCATCCGCTGCGCGAGGCGAAGGTGACGGTCGAGGACATCGAGGACAACCCGGGCTTCTTCCGCATCAAGCTGTTCATCGTGCCGCACTTCCAGGTGGAAGGGATGGACATCGGGCTGTCGCTCGTTTCGCAGATGCCGAAGGCGAAGAGCTGATCTGACGTCTGTCGCATGCGCCGCCGGGGTGTTGATGGTTGCCCCGGCGGTGCATTGCGTTCGCGCACACGAGAGGATTCCATGGCGATGATTTTGCCCTCGCAGGCTTATGAATTGAAGCTGGCGCCGCACCCGGCGCCGTTCTCGATCCTGAAATTCACTGGACTCGACCAGGTCAGCGAGCCGTACAGGTACGAGATTGAATTCACGAGCCCGGTGGCCGGCATTCCGATGGACCAGGTGCTTGGGCGACCGGCCAAGTTCATCGTCGATCCGATCGACCCGAACATGGACTATCTGAGGAAGATGTTCGGGGAGAATGCGGCGCAGTTCAGCAAGAAGCCGCCGGTGTATACGGTTCACGGGATCATCACGAAGTTCGACGAGTTCGAGACTTCGGCCGACGAGACACGCTATCGGGTGGTGCTGGAGCCGATGCTGGCGGACCTCAATCGCGGTGTAACCAGCCGGCTGTTCCAGAAACAGTCGGTCGAGGAGATCGTTACCGATACGCTGCGGCATTACGGCTACCGCGCGGGCGTCGACTTCGTGTTCCAGTTGCGCGGGCAGTACAAACGCCGCGAGTACGTGACGCAGTATCACGAGACGACATTTGCCTTCATCCAGCGCATCTGTGCGGAGGAAGGGATCTGGTTTCGCTGGGAGCAGAAGAAGGATCGCGCGGTGGTCGTGTTCGGCGATGATCTGGATGCGTATGCGCGCAAGCAGCGTACGGTTCCGTATCGCCGCGACTCGGGGCTCGAAAGTGTCGGCGCGGATGCGATCAAGACGATCGGGCGCGAAACTCGGCGCGTGCCGGAGGCGGTGCGCCTGCACGATTACAACCATCGGCAGGCGGGCGTGTCGCTGCTGGTGGACGAAAGCGTTGCGCCCGACGACAAGACGACCAACGCCATCGATTATCGCTGGGGCGAGCACTACGAGACGCCGGAGGAAGGCAAGCGCGTTGCGCGCCTGAGGCACGACGCGTATCTGGCCAGCCAGATCGCCTTCAAGGGTACGGGCAATCCGTTCGCGCTCGAAGCAGGCGAGGTGATGCGGGTCGATCCGAAGCCGGCCGATGCGAAGCATGGGATATTCGTGACGTCGGTCGAGTCGCACGGCGGGCGTAACGAGTCGTACTGGGTGTCGTTCGAGGGGATTCCGTCCGATCGGGTGTGGCGCACGCCGACGGCGTTGATTCGGCGCCCGGTGATCGACGGAATTTTGCCGGCGCGTATCACATCGCCCAGCAATTACAAGTATGCGTACTTGACCGAACAGGGCTGGTACGTGATCAAGCTGCCGTTCGACCTGGACGAGTGGAGTCCTGGCGGTACGAGTCGGCCAGTGCGGTTCGCGAAACCGTACAGTGGCGACAACTATGGCCACCACTTCCCGCTGATTGATGGTGCCGAGGTGGCGATCATCCACACGGGGGGCGATCCGAACCGGCCCGTGATTATCGGGGCCATGCACGACAGTTTGCATCCCGACCTCGTCAACAACCTCAATCACACTCGGAATCTCATCCGCACCGCGGGGCAGAACGAGATGCGGATGGAGGACAAGGAGGGTGTCGAGCACATTCACCTGACTACACCGCATCAGGTCAGCGAGCTCAATCTCGGGCACCTGGTCGACGAGAACCGAAAGGAACGCGGCCAGGGTGCGGAACTTCGCACGGGTGGGCACGCCACGGTTCGAGGCGAAAAGGGTGTTCTGGTCACTGCTGAAGCTCAATCTGGCGACAGCGGTCAACAGCTTGCCATGCAGGGCGCGCAAGGATTGCTCGATTTGGCGCTGCAACAGATGCGCTCGCTCGGTGATGCAGCGAGTGCAGCGCGGGCCGTGGCGGCAGACTACGAGCGCCAACGTGCGCTGCTCGACGGAACGCTCAAGGAATTGAAAAAATCCGGTGTACTCGTGAGCGCGCCGGATGGCATGGGCCTTACCTCCGGAACTGATCTCCAGTTGACGGCGAACAACCACCTGTTCGCAACTGCCGGTGGAAACGCCGATTTTGGCGTCATGAAGCGCTTCACGGTCGCTGCTGGCGAACTGGTATCTCTCTTTGCGCAAAAGCTCGGGCTGAGGCTCTTTGCCGCCCGGGGAAAAGTGGAGATACAAGCGCAGAGCGATGAGATGCACCTGATGTCGGACAAGGATATGCGCATCACCAGCGCTAATGGCCGCGTCACGGTGGAAGCCAAGGAAGAACTGATCCTCAAATGCGGCGGTTCGTACATTCGGATTTCCGCAACGGGCATCGAGGATGGCACCCGAGGTCATCGAACCATCAAATCTGCCGCCTTTGGCCGCCATGGACCGAGTTCACTCGCCGAATCGATGAATACGTGGAAGCACGCGAAATTCGCCGATACCTATGTTGTCCGGAATCCTTCGACTGGAGAGCCGCTTGCCAATGCAAGCGCCGAGATCAAGCGGGACGATGGCAGTGTGCTCAAGGTGTTGACTGACGAGTTTGGCAAGACGCCACATCAGAAGAGCCTTTTCACTGAGCACGTTCGTATTCGCGTGTTGGACTGAACCCGTCAATCCCTGTTTCGGAAGAACATCATGACAGATGCCACTCCCGTTCTGCATCACAGCATGGTCGACGAGAACGGTGACCAGTACAGCATGGCGACGCTGACTTCCACGGAGGATCAGCGCGAGAAGATCGTGCTTGCGAAGCCTTATGTCATCCCTGTCCTTTTCCTGCCCGGGATCATGGGCACTAACTTGCGCAAGAAAGTAGGCAAGGCCAGCGCCTGGCAGCCGCCCAATCTCGATTTGCGCGGCGCGGCGGACTTGATCGCACAGTTGTTCATCTATCTTTTCAAGAATACCAATGAACGTGCCGCTGACCTGGTGACGGATTCGGTAGAGATCGACCCCAGTGGGCCGATCGATGGTGGCGAGAGCGGCCTGCCGAAGAGCGTGCTGGTCGCGCGTGGTTGGGGCGCGTTGATGCGCTCGAGCTACCACCCGTTCATGGCAAAGCTTCAGCATCTGCTGAACGATTTGTCCCGGTATGACTTCCAGCGGTGCGAGGCCGACCTCCGTAAATGGGCTGCCGAAGCCGGCCAGGACGCACCCACAGAATGGGGCGCAAAAGAAGGCGACGCCCTCACGCGTGAAGAGATCCTGCATGCTGCCAACTACCAGTTTGACGTCTGGGCAGGCGGGTACAACTGGCTGCAAAGCAATCGGGATTCCGGTGCTGCCATCAAGGATTTGATCGAGCAAACCATCCTGCCGTTCTACAACGAAGGCAAAGGCGTCGTTGTCCATGACACGCCTGACGGCAAGGGTGGGTCGTACTGCTACAACGAGCGCCCGGCGCCCAGCCGGCCGATGGCGGAAAAAGTGATCGTCGTCACCCATTCGATGGGCGGGCTGGTCAGCCGCGCGCTCACGGAACTGCACAAATGCGACAAGGTGCTCGGCGTCTCGCACGGCGTGCAGCCCGCCACGGGTGCGCCCGCCACCTATAAGCGCATGCGGTCGGGTTTTGAGGGTGGGGAAAAGCTGTTCCTCGGGCGCAATGCGGCAGATGTCGTTGCGATTCTCTCGCAAGCACCGGGGGGCCTCGAACTGCTACCGACAGCGGATTACAACGACGGCAAGCCGTGGCTCAAGGTGCGGGACAAGGGGAGTGGGAAAGAGATTTTTGCGCTGCCGCGGAACGGCGACCCTTACAACGAGATTTATTGCTCGTCCGCGTGGTATGGGTTGGTGCCG is part of the Burkholderia ubonensis subsp. mesacidophila genome and harbors:
- the tssC gene encoding type VI secretion system contractile sheath large subunit, with the protein product MKSTETQQTGATETVVLDAPHGDIDSVYASLCSKINLKPVSEARPLEAFRDNDMLSEASADERIARGMGAFLELVAGASQPVDRLDKSLLDFHIGQIDRQISRQLDAVMHTPEFQALEARWRGLKMLVSRTDFRKNARIEVLDVSKDALQRDFEDTPELIQSGLYRLTYIEEYDTPGGQPISAMISDFEFNNSPMDVALLRNISKVAAAAHMPFIGSVGPAFFGKQSMEEVAAIQDIGNYFDRAEYIKWKSFRDTDDARYVGLTMPRVLGRLPYGKDTAPVRAFNYEEAVKGPDHDKYLWMNASFAFAANMVRSFVSNGWCVQIRGPQAGGKVEDLPVHLYDLGTGYQPKIPTEVLIPETREFEFANLGFIPLSFYKNHDFACFFSANSTQKPALYETKEATANSRINARLPYIFLLSRIAHYLKLIQRENIGTTKDRRLLELELNNWIKGLVTEMKDPGDELQASHPLREAKVTVEDIEDNPGFFRIKLFIVPHFQVEGMDIGLSLVSQMPKAKS
- a CDS encoding type VI secretion system Vgr family protein, whose amino-acid sequence is MAMILPSQAYELKLAPHPAPFSILKFTGLDQVSEPYRYEIEFTSPVAGIPMDQVLGRPAKFIVDPIDPNMDYLRKMFGENAAQFSKKPPVYTVHGIITKFDEFETSADETRYRVVLEPMLADLNRGVTSRLFQKQSVEEIVTDTLRHYGYRAGVDFVFQLRGQYKRREYVTQYHETTFAFIQRICAEEGIWFRWEQKKDRAVVVFGDDLDAYARKQRTVPYRRDSGLESVGADAIKTIGRETRRVPEAVRLHDYNHRQAGVSLLVDESVAPDDKTTNAIDYRWGEHYETPEEGKRVARLRHDAYLASQIAFKGTGNPFALEAGEVMRVDPKPADAKHGIFVTSVESHGGRNESYWVSFEGIPSDRVWRTPTALIRRPVIDGILPARITSPSNYKYAYLTEQGWYVIKLPFDLDEWSPGGTSRPVRFAKPYSGDNYGHHFPLIDGAEVAIIHTGGDPNRPVIIGAMHDSLHPDLVNNLNHTRNLIRTAGQNEMRMEDKEGVEHIHLTTPHQVSELNLGHLVDENRKERGQGAELRTGGHATVRGEKGVLVTAEAQSGDSGQQLAMQGAQGLLDLALQQMRSLGDAASAARAVAADYERQRALLDGTLKELKKSGVLVSAPDGMGLTSGTDLQLTANNHLFATAGGNADFGVMKRFTVAAGELVSLFAQKLGLRLFAARGKVEIQAQSDEMHLMSDKDMRITSANGRVTVEAKEELILKCGGSYIRISATGIEDGTRGHRTIKSAAFGRHGPSSLAESMNTWKHAKFADTYVVRNPSTGEPLANASAEIKRDDGSVLKVLTDEFGKTPHQKSLFTEHVRIRVLD
- a CDS encoding lipase family alpha/beta hydrolase, which translates into the protein MTDATPVLHHSMVDENGDQYSMATLTSTEDQREKIVLAKPYVIPVLFLPGIMGTNLRKKVGKASAWQPPNLDLRGAADLIAQLFIYLFKNTNERAADLVTDSVEIDPSGPIDGGESGLPKSVLVARGWGALMRSSYHPFMAKLQHLLNDLSRYDFQRCEADLRKWAAEAGQDAPTEWGAKEGDALTREEILHAANYQFDVWAGGYNWLQSNRDSGAAIKDLIEQTILPFYNEGKGVVVHDTPDGKGGSYCYNERPAPSRPMAEKVIVVTHSMGGLVSRALTELHKCDKVLGVSHGVQPATGAPATYKRMRSGFEGGEKLFLGRNAADVVAILSQAPGGLELLPTADYNDGKPWLKVRDKGSGKEIFALPRNGDPYNEIYCSSAWYGLVPEGNLGLMNPGEKKAEAKSADSSKSEDGSLRNAMNKVIAKVREFHVGVQGKYAFPTYAHYGAQGRRETEKGAGGLLGTGLLASKDRFSWGEVSWEGRALDSLDVAGTGIASDKGDGTLVTSSGIKLTISQPDCPGDGTVPVYSGAAPGKAGIAMSFVHGQGNPGQRNEHFGYDHQGSYGDEHGRSLYATMYAIVKIAQQARWHKKESA